Within Gaiellales bacterium, the genomic segment GCGAGTGCGGCCCGCACGCGCTCGATCTCGATCATGTCGATGCCGACGCGCATGCCCGGACACTACACTCACGCCGATGTCGCGCGCCCGTCAGCTCAGCCCGTCGGCCACCTGGTGGCCGAGCGTCCTATGGCAGACCACGACGCTCGAGGTCGTCCGCGACGGGGAGCGGTTGCTGGTGGACCCGGGCATCGCCCCGTGGGAGGTCTCGGAGGCAGCGCGGGACGGTGCAGCGCACGTGCTGATCACGCACGCCGACTGGGACCACGTGATGGGCATCGGGCTGCTGCCCGAGGCGACGGTATGGGCCGGCGCGGGAGCATCGCAGCGGATCCGCACCGGCGAGGCGCGCGCGTCGGTCGAGAGCCAGGCGCGCGTCTACGGCGTCCCGCTCGAGGGGCTCGACGGCCTGCGCGCCGACCGGGCGCTGCCGGCCGAGCAGGGAACGTTCCAGCTCGGGCCGTGGACGGCAGAGTGCCACTCGACGTCAGGCCACACACCCGACGGCATCACGACATGGCTGCCCGACGAGGGGCTGCTGATCGTGGGCGACTACCTGTCGGAGCAGGAGGTGCCGTTCATCTACGACTCCGCATGGAGCTACCGGGAGACGTTGCAGACGCTGATCGGCCTGCTCGAGCGCCACCGACCGGAGCACGTCGTCGTCGGGCACGGCAGCCCGCACACCGCCGCGCGCGCGGCCGAGATCGCGAGCGAGGATCTCGAGTACGTCGAGCGGCTGATCGCCCACGCGGAGGCCGGCCGCAGCGCCGAGGACGACGTCCCGTATCCGCAGCGCGGGGGTGCGAGCGACCCGGCCGAACACCGCGCAAACGTCGTGCGCACGTGCGAACGGCTGGACATCTGACGCCCGGCGCCTGGCTGCGAGACCTGGCGGAGTCGCCTCCCGCTCCCGAGCCGCCGGCCGGATCCGGCTCCCGCCGCATTTTCGAGCGGCGCTACCAGATCGAGATCGGGCCGGAGCCCGACCCGGACATGAACATCGTCTCCCGCCTGCGGCTCGCGGGGCACGACCTCGCCGCCGCGGTGGACGATGCCCGCGAGGCGTTCCGCGCGGCCGGGCGCACCGCGGCGACGTGGGAGGTCGGCAGCGGCGCGACGCCCGGCGGCCTCGTGGAGCAGCTGCAGGGGTTGGGCATGTCGCCGCACGAGCCCGCCTCCATGCTGGCGCTGGCCTGCACGGTCGAGCCGGCGAGGTCCACGCCGGACATCGAGACGGAGCCGGTCGAGACGGACGCGCAGTTCGGCGAGGTGCGGGCGATCTTCGAGGAGGGAGACGGGTGGAAGCCGGGTGATGAGTGGCTCCGCGGGCCGGGGTTCGTGACCCGGTATCTCGGCCGCATCGACGGGCGCGCCGTGGCGACCGCGGACATCACGTGGCTCGACGACGACCGCGCGGTCTTCCTCGGCGGTGCCTTGACCCTGCCCGAGTTCCGCGGCCGAGGCGCCTATCGGGCACTCGTCCGGCGGCGCTGGGAGGAGGCCGCCGCGCGGGGGCGGGACGTGCTCGTCACGCAGTCCGAGCCGATGTCCCAGCCGATCCTGCTGCGCCTCGGCTTCGAGGTGGTCGGCGAGATCGCCGTGCTCGTGGACAGGTTCCCGTGAACGAGCACGTCCTCGCCCTGGCAAACGACCCGAACACGCACACGCCGCTTCGCGCCGGCGACGAGCGGATCGTCGACCCGCGCTTCGTGATCTGGCTCGGCATGGGTACCGACAGCCCGCACTGGACGGTGGTGCAGCGGTTCCGGTTCCAGCCGGAGGAGGTCGACGCGGTGGTGGCGGACGTGCACGACCTCCTGCGGCAGCGCGGCCGCACGAGCTGCGCCTGGGAGATCGGCAGCACCGGCCGGCCGGCCGGGCTGGCCGAGATGCTGCTCGAGCGCGGCATGGCGCTGGCCGAGACCGACAGCCACCAGACCGGGATGGTGCTCGACCGCGAGCCGGCGCCCAGGCCGGAAGGGGTCGAGGTGCGCCACGCGGAGACGCTCGAGGACTACAGGGTCGCCGAGGAGATCGCCCACCGCGCATTCGGCGAGCCGGCGCCGTCGGAGGAGTACGTCTCCGAGATGTTCGAACGGCGCAACCCCGACGTCGTCCGACGCTACCTGGCCCGCGTGGACGGCCGCGACATCGGCACGGCCACGGCCACCTTCGCCCGCGACGGCGTGGTGCTCAACTCGGGCTCGACGCTGCCCGACCACCGCGGCCGCGGCGCGTACCGGGCGCTCGTCCGCGCCCGCTGGGACGACGCCGTCGCCGCCGGGACGCCGGTGCTCGTGACCCAGGCGGGCGCAATGTCACGGCCGATCCTGGAACGGCTCGGCTTCCGGGCGGTGTGCGAGGTCGTCGCGGTGGTCGACCGGTTCGGCCCAGCCGATGGCTGATTGCTCCACCGCCACCCCACCTCGGCAGCCGCGGTGCGCCGAGGATGTGGGATTGCCCATGCAGCCGTCCTAGACTGCCGCGATGCGCCAGGTCATCCCATTCGGCCGGATCGCCGGCATCCCGATCGGCGCGAGCTGGACGTGGCTGCCCGTCCTGCTGCTCGTCATCCTCAATTACGCGAACGACGTCTTCCCGGCCAGCAACCCCGGGCTTTCGGACTCCACGTACCTCGTCATGGCGGTGGCGCTTGCCCTGCTGTTCTTCGCCGGCCTGCTGCTGCACGAACTCGGACACGCGTTCGTCGCCCGTCGCAACGGCATGCAGATCGAGGGCATCACGCTCTGGCTGTTCGGCGGCGTGGCGCGGATCGTGGGCGAGTTCGCGGCTCCGGGAGTCGAGTTCCGGGTGGCGGTGGCCGGGCCGGTGGTGACGCTCTGCATCGGCCTGGCCTTCGCCGCGGCCACGCTGCTGCTGTCGCTCCCCTCGGCGGTCGACGGCGTCGTCTCGATGGTCGCCATCGCGAACCTCTTCCTGCTCGCCTTCAACCTGATCCCCGCCTATCCGCTCGACGGCGGCCGGATCCTGCACGCGGTGCTGTGGCGCTTCCAGCGGGACCGCGGCGCTGCCACGCGCCTGTCGGCCGGCATCGGCCGCGGGTTCGGCCTGGTGATGACCGGGCTCGGTGTCGCAGCCATCCTGCTCGGCGGCGACGTCCGGTACGGCTGGATCGCGGTGATGGGCCTGTTCCTGCTGATGGCGGCCACCGGCGAGCGCCGCGGCGAGCAGGTTCGGTCCCTGCTCGACGGCCTCACGGTCGCGGACGTGATCGAGCGCGACCCGGTCTGCGTGCTGCCCACCCTGACGCTGTCGGAGTTCGTGGACGCGGTCGTCTGGGCCCAGCGGTACACGACCTATCCGGTGTACGACGGCGAGCGGGTGATCGGAATGCTGCCGTTTCGGAGCGTCGCCGCCGTGCCGCGGAGCGAGTGGGACGAGAAGCGGGTCGCCGAGGTGATGACGCCGCTGTCGGGCGTCGTCCTGCTGGACGAGGAGCAGTCGCTGACCGAGGCCGCCGGCCGCCTGTCAGGCAACCCATTGCAGCGGGGGCTGGTGCTCGACGGCGACCGCCTGGTCGGCCTCGTCTCGATCTCCGACATCGCCCGCGCGTTCGAGCGGCGGGCACGGGCGCTCTGACGCCCGACTACGATCTGGGCATGGACGCCAGCGAACTCCGCGGCCTCGCGCTCTTTGCCGGCCTGACCGACCAGCAGCTGCAGCAGGTGGCGGGGTGGGGGGACGAGATCGAGGTGGACATCAACCACCACCTGATCCGCCGCGACGGGTACGGGCACGAGTTCTTCGTGATCCTCGACGGCACGGCGGAGGCGATGGACGGCGACATCCATCTCGCCGACCTGGCGAAGGGCGACTTCTTCGGCGAGATCTCGCTGCTCGACCACGACAGGCGCACGGCCTCGGTGCGGGCGACCACGCCGATGCGGCTGATGGTGATGCCCGAGCAGCACTTCCGCTCGATGCTCCACGGCATGCCGCAGGTCGCCGAGCGCGTGCAGGTCAAGGTGGACGAGCGCCGGGAGGCGAGCGAGTTCAGCAAGGGCTGAGCCGCGCTGGCGCAGCCGGTGCCCACCCGGTATGGTCGGCGGCCCCGACCCGGAGGACGCCATGGACGCCGCGAAGCTGACGCAGATCCCCCTGTTCGAGGGGCTGTCGCAGAGAGACCTGGAACGTCTCGGGCCGATGATCGATGAGGTCGACGTCCGCGCCGACAGGCCGCTGGCAGTGGAGGACACGCTGGGGCACGAGTTCTTCGTCCTGCTCGAGGGGACGTGCAAGGTGCTGATCGGAGACGAGACGATCGCCGAGCTGCGGGCCGGCGACTTCTTCGGCGAGATGGCGCTGCTCGACCGCGAGCGCCGGACGGCATCGGTGGTGGCGACGACGCCCGCGCGCGTCGCGGTGATGACGCGGTCGGCATTCCGTGACATGTCCACGCGGTACCCGGAGGTCGGCGCGCGCCTGCGGGCGGCGATCGACGAGCGGTCGGCGCGCTCGGCCGGCTGACCGGCGGGTGGCGCTCCGCGCAGCCGTCCTCACGATCCGGTTCGTCTGCGAGCTGGGCGCTCTGGCGGCGGTGGCGTTCTGGGGGTACCACACGGCGGGCGGCGCGGCCGGTGTCGCGCTCGGCGTGCTCTGCGCCGGCGTCCTCGCGGCCGTCTGGGGGACGTTCCTCGCGCCGAAGCGGCGGATCGACCTGCCCCCGCCGGGGCGGCTGGCGATCGAGCTCGCCGTCTGGGCGCTGGCCACAGCCGGCCTGTGGTCGGCGGGCCGGCCGGGTCTGGCGGCGGTGCTGCTCGTCGCCGCCGTGGTCACCGGCGGGCTGAACGCCGCGATGCAGTCCCGCCGACCTACTCGACGGTGACTGTCTTTGCCAGGTTCCGCGGCTTGTCGATGTCCAGCCCGCGCCGCCTGGCGATGGCGTAGGCCAGCTGCTGCAGCGGCAGGATGGCGAGTGCGGCCTGCAGCTCGGGCTCCGTGCGAGGCAGATAGAGCACGTGCTCGGCGAACTCCTGGATCTGGACGTTGCCTTCGGTGGCGACGGCGATCACGTGTGCGCCGCGGGCGCGCACCTCCTGGATGTTGGAGACCACCTTCTCGTACACGTCGTTGTCGGTGGCGATCACCACCACCGGGGTGCGGTCGTCGAGCAGCGCGATCGGCCCGTGCTTCATCTCGCCCGCCGCATAGGCGTCGGTGGGGATGTAGCTGATCTCCTTGAGCTTGAGAGCGCCCTCGAGCGCGATCGGCAGGCCGATGTTGCGTCCCAGGTAGAGGAAGAACTCGTTCTGCCAGAACCGCTCGGCGATCGGCTCCACCAGATCACCGCGATCGAGCGTCTGCTGCGCCAGGTCGGGCAGTGAGCGCACCTGCTGCAGCAGCACGTCGGCCCGCGTCGCGTCGATCGTCCCGCGCACCATGCCAAGCTTCAGCGCCAGCAGGTACATCAGCACCACCTGGCTGGTGAACGTCTTGGACGCGGCCACGCCGATCTCGAGGCCCGCTCGGGTGTAGAGCACGGAGTCGGCGTCCCGCGTCGCCTGGCTGCCCATCACGTTCGTGATCGCCAGCACGTGCGCGCCGCGGTCGCGTCCCTCCTTCATGGCGGCGATCGTGTCGATCGTCTCACCGGACTGGGAGACCGCGATCACCAGGGTGTTCTCGTCGATCACGGGCCGGCGGTAGCGCCATTCGCTCGCAATGTCCGACTCGCTCGGGATGCGCGCCCACTCCTCGAGCAGGTAGCGCCCGATCAGCCCGGCGTGGTACGCCGTGCCGCAGGCCAGGATGACGACACGCGACAGGCCGCGGATCTGCTCCTCGCTGAGGTTCAACCCGTCTAGCTGCAGCTCGCCGTGGTACAACCGCTCGCCGATGGTCTCGGCGATCGCGTCGGGCTGCTCATGGATCTCCTTGAGCATGAATGTCTCGTAGCCCTGTTTCTCGGCCGCCTCCTCGTCCCAGTCGACGTACTCGACCGGCCGCTCGATCACGTCGCCGTCCGCCGTCAGGAAGGTCGCACCCTCGGGTCGGGCGACCACGATCTCGTCGTCGAGCACGTACTGGACGCGCCGTGTCTCGCTCATGAAGGCGGGAATCGCCGACGCCATGAACGTCTCGCCGTCGCCCACGCCGACAACGAGCGGGCACTGGCGCCGCGCCGCCAGGATCTCGTGCGGGTGGTCGCGGTGCACGACCGCGAACGCGAAGTGGCCGTGCAGCTCCAGGTACGCCAGCCGCACGGCCTCGACCAGGTCGCCGTCGTAGTGCTCCTCCACCAGATGGCTGATGACCTCGCTGTCGGTGTCGGTGTGAAACCGGTGCCCGCGTGTGAGCAGCGTCTCGCGGAGCTGGACGTAGTTCTCGATGATGCCGTTGTGGACGGCCGTCACACCGGAGCCCTCGCACGCCTCGATCGGGTGCGCATTCGACTCGGTGACGCCACCGTGCGTGGCCCAGCGGGTGTGCGCCAGTCCCAGCGTGGCCGGGTGGCTCGACGTGCCGACCGCCTCGCGCAGCGCCTCGACGCGGCCGACGCGCCGGGTGATGTCGATGCTGCCGTTGATCAGCGCGATCCCCGCCGAGTCATAGCCGCGGTACTCGAGCCGCTCGAGACCCGTGAGCAGCAGCTCCTTGCACTGGCGATCACCAACGTATCCGACGATTCCGCACATGGTTCCTTCTTACGCCCCGATCTCGGTTTGCACAAGGCTGACGAGCCGCTCGCTGATCCGCTCGCACTCGGCTTCGTCCTCGGCCTCGACCATCACGCGCACGAGCGGCTCGGTGCCCGATGCGCGAAGGACGATCCGGCCTCCGTCGCCAAGCTTCTCACTGACCGCCTCCACCTCCTGCCAGATGCGGTCAGCGGACGGTAGCAGGGATCGATCCGCGGTCACCGCGACCAGCCGCTGGGGGAACGGCTTCAGCATGTCGTTCGCCTGTTCCGGCCGAAGGCCAAGCCGGTGCAGCGCGCCGAGCAGCATCAACGCCGTTGCGAGCCCGTCGCCGGTGGTGTGGTGGCGAAGGTCGACGACGTGGCCGGACTGCTCGCCGCCGAGCACCGCTCCCGTCTCGAGCATGCGCTCGAGCACATAGCGGTCGCCCACAT encodes:
- a CDS encoding MBL fold metallo-hydrolase, which translates into the protein MSRARQLSPSATWWPSVLWQTTTLEVVRDGERLLVDPGIAPWEVSEAARDGAAHVLITHADWDHVMGIGLLPEATVWAGAGASQRIRTGEARASVESQARVYGVPLEGLDGLRADRALPAEQGTFQLGPWTAECHSTSGHTPDGITTWLPDEGLLIVGDYLSEQEVPFIYDSAWSYRETLQTLIGLLERHRPEHVVVGHGSPHTAARAAEIASEDLEYVERLIAHAEAGRSAEDDVPYPQRGGASDPAEHRANVVRTCERLDI
- a CDS encoding GNAT family N-acetyltransferase gives rise to the protein MRTAGHLTPGAWLRDLAESPPAPEPPAGSGSRRIFERRYQIEIGPEPDPDMNIVSRLRLAGHDLAAAVDDAREAFRAAGRTAATWEVGSGATPGGLVEQLQGLGMSPHEPASMLALACTVEPARSTPDIETEPVETDAQFGEVRAIFEEGDGWKPGDEWLRGPGFVTRYLGRIDGRAVATADITWLDDDRAVFLGGALTLPEFRGRGAYRALVRRRWEEAAARGRDVLVTQSEPMSQPILLRLGFEVVGEIAVLVDRFP
- a CDS encoding site-2 protease family protein: MRQVIPFGRIAGIPIGASWTWLPVLLLVILNYANDVFPASNPGLSDSTYLVMAVALALLFFAGLLLHELGHAFVARRNGMQIEGITLWLFGGVARIVGEFAAPGVEFRVAVAGPVVTLCIGLAFAAATLLLSLPSAVDGVVSMVAIANLFLLAFNLIPAYPLDGGRILHAVLWRFQRDRGAATRLSAGIGRGFGLVMTGLGVAAILLGGDVRYGWIAVMGLFLLMAATGERRGEQVRSLLDGLTVADVIERDPVCVLPTLTLSEFVDAVVWAQRYTTYPVYDGERVIGMLPFRSVAAVPRSEWDEKRVAEVMTPLSGVVLLDEEQSLTEAAGRLSGNPLQRGLVLDGDRLVGLVSISDIARAFERRARAL
- a CDS encoding cyclic nucleotide-binding domain-containing protein, whose amino-acid sequence is MDASELRGLALFAGLTDQQLQQVAGWGDEIEVDINHHLIRRDGYGHEFFVILDGTAEAMDGDIHLADLAKGDFFGEISLLDHDRRTASVRATTPMRLMVMPEQHFRSMLHGMPQVAERVQVKVDERREASEFSKG
- a CDS encoding cyclic nucleotide-binding domain-containing protein, with product MDAAKLTQIPLFEGLSQRDLERLGPMIDEVDVRADRPLAVEDTLGHEFFVLLEGTCKVLIGDETIAELRAGDFFGEMALLDRERRTASVVATTPARVAVMTRSAFRDMSTRYPEVGARLRAAIDERSARSAG
- a CDS encoding YrdB family protein; translation: MALRAAVLTIRFVCELGALAAVAFWGYHTAGGAAGVALGVLCAGVLAAVWGTFLAPKRRIDLPPPGRLAIELAVWALATAGLWSAGRPGLAAVLLVAAVVTGGLNAAMQSRRPTRR
- the glmS gene encoding glutamine--fructose-6-phosphate transaminase (isomerizing); this translates as MCGIVGYVGDRQCKELLLTGLERLEYRGYDSAGIALINGSIDITRRVGRVEALREAVGTSSHPATLGLAHTRWATHGGVTESNAHPIEACEGSGVTAVHNGIIENYVQLRETLLTRGHRFHTDTDSEVISHLVEEHYDGDLVEAVRLAYLELHGHFAFAVVHRDHPHEILAARRQCPLVVGVGDGETFMASAIPAFMSETRRVQYVLDDEIVVARPEGATFLTADGDVIERPVEYVDWDEEAAEKQGYETFMLKEIHEQPDAIAETIGERLYHGELQLDGLNLSEEQIRGLSRVVILACGTAYHAGLIGRYLLEEWARIPSESDIASEWRYRRPVIDENTLVIAVSQSGETIDTIAAMKEGRDRGAHVLAITNVMGSQATRDADSVLYTRAGLEIGVAASKTFTSQVVLMYLLALKLGMVRGTIDATRADVLLQQVRSLPDLAQQTLDRGDLVEPIAERFWQNEFFLYLGRNIGLPIALEGALKLKEISYIPTDAYAAGEMKHGPIALLDDRTPVVVIATDNDVYEKVVSNIQEVRARGAHVIAVATEGNVQIQEFAEHVLYLPRTEPELQAALAILPLQQLAYAIARRRGLDIDKPRNLAKTVTVE